The following coding sequences lie in one Microcoleus sp. bin38.metabat.b11b12b14.051 genomic window:
- a CDS encoding photosystem I assembly protein Ycf3 has protein sequence MPRTQRNDNFIDKSFTVMADIILKIMPAKKQAKEAFAYYRDGMSAQADGEYAEALDNYHEALKLEEDPYDRSYVLYNMGLIHTSNGEHDKALEYYSEALELNPRMPQALNNIAVIYHYQGEKEKEAGNVEGAEGLFDKAADYWKEAIRLAPNNYIEVQNWLKTTGRSQIDVYF, from the coding sequence ATGCCCAGAACTCAACGCAACGATAACTTTATTGACAAAAGTTTCACGGTAATGGCCGATATCATTCTGAAGATTATGCCGGCAAAAAAGCAGGCTAAGGAAGCTTTTGCTTATTATCGGGATGGTATGTCGGCTCAAGCTGATGGCGAATATGCTGAAGCGCTGGACAATTATCATGAAGCGCTGAAGCTGGAGGAAGATCCTTACGATCGCAGTTATGTCTTGTACAATATGGGTCTGATCCATACTAGCAACGGCGAACACGATAAAGCTTTGGAGTATTACAGCGAAGCGCTGGAACTCAATCCGAGAATGCCGCAAGCCCTAAACAATATTGCTGTGATTTATCACTATCAAGGCGAAAAGGAAAAGGAAGCTGGCAATGTTGAAGGGGCGGAAGGGCTGTTCGACAAAGCTGCTGATTATTGGAAGGAGGCTATTCGCTTGGCGCCGAACAATTACATTGAGGTGCAGAATTGGCTGAAGACGACAGGGCGATCGCAGATTGATGTGTATTTTTAA
- the gatC gene encoding Asp-tRNA(Asn)/Glu-tRNA(Gln) amidotransferase subunit GatC, with product MIDKEEVRKVANLARLELTPEEEEQFTGQLNGILDYFEQLSELDTSKVKPTTRAIDVSNVMRSDDLQPFANGESILAGAPDRDGEFFKVPKIM from the coding sequence ATGATTGACAAAGAAGAAGTTCGGAAAGTAGCGAATTTAGCTCGATTGGAATTAACGCCGGAGGAAGAAGAGCAGTTTACTGGTCAACTGAACGGTATTTTGGATTATTTTGAGCAGTTGAGCGAACTGGATACGAGTAAGGTAAAACCGACAACTCGGGCGATCGATGTTAGCAATGTCATGCGATCGGACGATTTGCAACCTTTTGCTAACGGCGAGAGCATTTTGGCTGGTGCTCCCGATCGCGATGGGGAGTTTTTCAAAGTGCCTAAGATTATGTAG
- a CDS encoding glycosyltransferase family 4 protein, with protein sequence MKALFLHPNFPAQYRHIITALGADPKNKIVFGTKNERPEWNIPGVTKAAFTPSREPNPQTHQYVRPLESAVIYGQAVFRMAEQLKADGFVPDVICGHSGWGPTLFVKEAFPNTPLLCYFEWFYHAIGSDADFDPAEPLTVDDMARIRIKNAPILIDLYSCDWGLSPTYWQRSQFPPELQQKLSVLHDGVDTDYFKPDPGAKLILPNLDLSGVDEIVTYVSRGMEPYRGFPEFIESIAYVQERRPNCHVVIVGSDRVCYGRSLPNGESYKDHMLKKVPLDMSRVHFVGPLPYGLYLKVIQASDVHVYLTRPFVLSWSMIESLSAGCLVIGSDTGPVREVIRDGENGLLVDYFSPKQVADRIDEVLDHPTRMAEIRVKARQTALERYNLTQMLPQHLQLIEQVANRSMPPTVGMQPERELAASFGVRI encoded by the coding sequence ATGAAAGCATTATTTCTCCACCCCAACTTCCCCGCGCAATACCGCCACATTATCACGGCTTTAGGCGCAGATCCCAAAAATAAAATTGTTTTCGGAACTAAAAACGAGCGTCCCGAATGGAACATTCCCGGAGTTACCAAAGCAGCATTTACCCCCAGCCGCGAACCTAACCCGCAAACTCACCAATACGTGCGTCCTTTAGAAAGTGCCGTCATCTACGGACAAGCCGTATTTAGAATGGCCGAACAACTCAAAGCAGATGGTTTCGTACCCGATGTGATCTGCGGACATTCTGGTTGGGGGCCGACACTGTTCGTCAAAGAAGCTTTTCCCAATACGCCACTATTGTGTTATTTTGAGTGGTTTTATCACGCGATCGGTTCCGACGCAGATTTCGATCCGGCGGAACCTTTAACAGTTGACGACATGGCGAGAATTAGAATCAAAAATGCGCCGATTCTGATCGATTTATACTCTTGCGATTGGGGTTTGTCGCCGACTTATTGGCAGCGATCGCAATTTCCGCCAGAATTGCAACAAAAACTGTCCGTACTCCACGACGGCGTAGACACCGATTACTTCAAACCAGATCCAGGCGCTAAACTAATTTTGCCTAACTTAGATTTGTCCGGCGTTGATGAAATTGTCACCTACGTATCGCGCGGGATGGAACCATATCGGGGCTTTCCAGAGTTCATTGAGTCGATCGCCTACGTGCAAGAACGCCGCCCCAACTGTCACGTTGTAATTGTTGGTTCAGACAGAGTTTGTTACGGTCGTTCTTTACCAAACGGCGAGTCTTACAAAGACCATATGCTCAAAAAAGTGCCGCTAGATATGTCGCGAGTACACTTTGTCGGGCCGCTACCTTACGGACTGTATTTAAAAGTAATTCAAGCATCAGACGTACACGTTTATTTAACCAGACCTTTCGTGTTATCTTGGTCGATGATTGAATCTTTATCAGCAGGATGTTTAGTCATCGGTTCTGACACCGGGCCGGTGAGAGAAGTTATCCGCGATGGAGAGAACGGCTTGCTAGTCGATTACTTCTCGCCGAAACAAGTAGCCGATCGCATCGACGAAGTTTTAGACCATCCTACCCGCATGGCAGAAATTCGCGTCAAGGCTCGTCAAACCGCCCTAGAACGTTACAATTTAACTCAAATGCTGCCGCAGCACTTACAATTGATCGAGCAAGTAGCCAATCGTTCTATGCCGCCGACAGTTGGTATGCAGCCAGAAAGGGAATTAGCCGCATCTTTTGGAGTGAGAATTTAG
- a CDS encoding bifunctional 2-polyprenyl-6-hydroxyphenol methylase/3-demethylubiquinol 3-O-methyltransferase UbiG, with product MRSNSSDIQDENTEKQTAQTNSESHPNPVISQESNWLSNPIIEKAVNYRLSGGKTEGYWLTWLVNSFFKKQRFDNLLSVGCGVGNQEILMAKLGLARHIDAFDLSETSLKIAKKDAAAAGVKINFYQDDFNSFTIDTNKKYDLVFCSGSLNHVQEIERCLSTIQKCLKPNGYFIVNEYIGDCYNIYNENQVNLIDRIYKCFDGTLKSGTTETFASQSIETALTKYPSKAIRSKLILPFLKFYFDIEVLNQAGGGLLHEMYPLLNRDRLSDGDPKNETIVKLLLEMETILMDLPGGLSSDFCLCILRHKNPKILEKLWLGMWRKANRGKLILTSLVRRWRREL from the coding sequence ATGCGATCGAATTCCTCTGATATACAAGATGAAAATACCGAGAAACAAACAGCTCAAACCAACAGCGAATCTCACCCCAACCCTGTGATTTCTCAGGAGAGTAACTGGTTGTCGAATCCGATTATTGAAAAAGCTGTAAATTATCGGCTATCTGGCGGAAAAACAGAAGGTTACTGGTTAACCTGGCTAGTAAATAGCTTCTTCAAAAAGCAACGGTTCGATAATCTTTTGTCTGTGGGTTGCGGAGTCGGAAATCAGGAAATCCTGATGGCGAAACTAGGATTGGCCCGCCACATAGACGCCTTTGATTTATCCGAAACTTCTTTAAAAATTGCGAAAAAAGATGCCGCCGCAGCGGGAGTCAAGATTAATTTTTATCAAGATGACTTTAATTCATTTACTATAGACACCAACAAAAAATACGATTTAGTTTTTTGCTCTGGCTCGCTGAATCACGTCCAAGAAATAGAACGATGCTTATCAACCATTCAGAAATGTTTAAAGCCCAATGGATATTTTATTGTCAATGAATACATAGGAGATTGCTATAATATATACAATGAAAATCAAGTCAATTTAATCGATCGCATTTACAAATGTTTTGACGGCACCCTCAAGTCGGGAACAACTGAAACCTTTGCCAGTCAAAGCATTGAGACAGCGTTGACTAAATATCCTTCAAAAGCAATCCGCTCAAAGCTGATACTGCCTTTCTTGAAATTCTACTTTGATATCGAAGTATTGAATCAAGCCGGTGGGGGTCTTCTTCACGAAATGTACCCTTTGCTAAATCGCGATCGACTGTCAGATGGAGATCCAAAAAATGAAACAATTGTCAAGTTATTACTGGAGATGGAAACAATCTTAATGGATTTGCCGGGAGGACTCTCAAGTGATTTTTGTTTGTGCATTCTGAGACATAAAAATCCAAAAATTTTAGAAAAATTGTGGCTGGGAATGTGGAGGAAAGCCAATCGTGGTAAACTTATTTTAACAAGTTTGGTTCGCAGATGGCGGCGAGAGCTTTAG
- a CDS encoding glycosyltransferase: MSINDSKPSVFIVTGMHRSGTSLTASLFQKVGVDIGKKLVGPADGNVKGHFENVDFVEFHKRVLRSHGIDELGCTFEKTIPVAASDVEIAKRAIAQNQLPHNHWGWKDPRTALFWDFWLKLLPEANFICVYRSPWEVVDSLYRRGTDVSLLQNPQMAVKMWIHYNQKVLELCEGFPDRCLLANVYPIGNTPELFIDRVNDKFNVNLSAIPADNFEESLLINDIVKSHKPSLIEQYFPEALELYQILESRAKNLSSESNFADKNIHFPASAVGAFEDWLKIRLLEKQQKTSNSEVKQWQEQFQQAQTKVLGMERELGETQVQLAGKEANFQEALAKLLGLETELGQTQAQLAGKESQFQAALTKVLKLEAELGQTQVQLAGKEANFQEALAKLLGLETELGQTQAQLAGKESQFQAALVKVLKLEAELGQSQVKIEEKEFNIQEKSAQLQRWETLQSQTEEKLNQTLQDLEQSRQETEISRAEIAEIKSSDWWQLREKWWEFQRRIRDLFPKFVFSLDKPTTWQVCDARVEIVGWVFHTQKQIKAVRARIEGQSFPAVYGIERNDIALAHSNVPAAIEAGFTIELEAPAGRHEVVLEAQDDRGKWHLLAAYPLLVSTIQASLDVPVVWEQRQGQILFAGWCCHHDRKIVKLSLLCGDNSVECAYGLRRKDVGEVFPDWINSSESGFEALVNLPPGEWHVSLQAELDNGEILYFQAPQILTVRRYHIWQRSADKFEEFSSFVEAIRQRARERKQRLGRIVPMPWEIVKVMRQFGKIYRQQKLLTAPGDLLPPAGFVVPKPIDRYDAWLEVNQWNDRARDYLISRLKSCREPLPKISVVMPVYNPEIDFLDRAIDSVIAQVYANWELCIADDRSTDATVADTLKDWAEKDDRIRITFRTENGNISAATNSAAALATGDIILFLDNDDELTPDALGEVALYFATHPTTDFLYSDDDKIDTKGRRFAPQFKPQWSPELLLSYMYLGHLCAVRKHIFEEIGGLRLGFEGSQDYDFALRATEISRHVAHLPLVLYHWRTAPGSTAISGAAKPASFGAGQKAIQEALNRRKINGNVAQHAWATKENLGIFAQDFPDDGPSVTVIVPTKNQFKLLKACLDSLEATTYKNFQIAVIDNESDDPKTLEYLKELTCQVLRIKNPGGKFSFAAINNRAVEKVDSEYVLFLNNDTEIINPRWLSQMVGYAQIDGVGAVGARLLYPDGRIQHAGVIHGLHHGLAGHAFKLMNSDNRGYLSQAMVTRNYSAVTAACTITPRQLFLELGGFDEDDFAVAYNDVDYGYRLLERGYRCVYCPDAELLHKEGTSRGFTDNPLEVAAFRRKYAGRNDSFYSPHLSLEDEYFHIQPRRVFMQGEGKKEEGRGKKEEGRLATDFVADLTDVTDGRDKGELQFVDSGLLSVAKANNSIHPVRVLMCSNSLDFTGAPLHQYEIAVKLAAEGAILPIVLCATDGPLRQAYEQQGIKVIVHDNPLEHIYQRDAYDEAIRSFSQEIESLKVDAIYANTLENFFVVDAAHHIGIPVVWNVHESEPWQTYFNRFGSEIAARALECFRFPYKVIFVADATRDRYLSLNSHHNFKVIHNGLDLSKLENSEKSEEARQTLGVAAQDVVLLLLGTVCERKGQQDLVQALSLLPDKWHNKIRCFIVGDRPSIYSNKLADMVAQLPAQLRQRVTVVPETGEPGKYYKAADIFVCTSRVESFPRVILEAMACDLPIITSPVFGIKEQVRPGINGLFYTPDRPDELAAALISLLEDKSLRQQLAENAKYVLDSLNTFEEMTQAYAEIFCEAYFAKK, encoded by the coding sequence GTGAGTATAAATGACAGCAAACCGTCGGTTTTTATTGTGACTGGAATGCACCGTTCTGGTACGTCTTTAACGGCTTCTTTGTTTCAGAAAGTCGGGGTTGATATTGGCAAAAAGTTGGTGGGCCCGGCAGACGGAAATGTCAAAGGTCATTTCGAGAATGTTGATTTTGTGGAGTTTCACAAGCGTGTTTTACGATCGCACGGTATAGATGAACTCGGCTGTACGTTTGAAAAAACGATTCCGGTAGCAGCGTCAGATGTGGAAATCGCCAAACGGGCGATCGCCCAAAACCAACTTCCTCACAACCACTGGGGCTGGAAAGACCCGCGAACCGCCTTGTTTTGGGATTTTTGGCTGAAGTTGCTCCCCGAAGCCAATTTCATCTGCGTTTATCGATCGCCCTGGGAAGTAGTCGATTCGCTGTACCGCCGGGGAACCGATGTTAGCTTGCTGCAAAATCCCCAAATGGCAGTAAAAATGTGGATTCACTACAACCAAAAAGTCTTAGAATTGTGCGAAGGTTTTCCCGATCGCTGTCTGCTAGCCAACGTTTACCCGATCGGCAACACTCCGGAACTTTTTATCGATCGAGTCAACGACAAATTTAACGTTAATTTAAGTGCAATACCTGCCGACAATTTTGAAGAATCTTTATTAATCAACGATATTGTCAAAAGCCACAAACCGAGTTTAATAGAACAATATTTTCCCGAAGCACTAGAACTATATCAAATATTGGAATCCCGAGCCAAAAATCTCAGCAGCGAATCGAACTTTGCCGATAAAAATATTCATTTCCCAGCATCTGCTGTCGGGGCTTTTGAAGATTGGCTAAAAATTCGCTTGCTGGAAAAACAGCAAAAAACCAGCAATTCCGAAGTCAAACAATGGCAAGAACAATTTCAACAAGCCCAGACGAAAGTGTTGGGAATGGAGAGAGAATTAGGAGAAACTCAAGTACAGCTTGCGGGCAAAGAAGCGAATTTTCAAGAAGCTTTAGCAAAACTGCTCGGATTAGAAACAGAATTAGGACAAACTCAAGCACAGCTTGCAGGCAAAGAATCGCAATTTCAAGCAGCTTTAACAAAAGTCTTGAAATTAGAAGCAGAATTAGGTCAAACTCAGGTACAGCTTGCAGGTAAAGAAGCGAATTTTCAAGAAGCTTTAGCGAAACTGCTCGGATTAGAAACAGAATTAGGACAAACTCAAGCACAGCTTGCAGGCAAAGAATCGCAATTTCAAGCAGCTTTAGTAAAAGTCTTGAAATTAGAAGCAGAATTAGGGCAAAGCCAGGTAAAAATAGAAGAAAAAGAATTTAATATTCAGGAAAAATCAGCCCAATTGCAGCGGTGGGAAACATTACAAAGTCAAACTGAGGAAAAATTAAATCAAACTCTGCAAGACTTAGAACAATCTCGCCAAGAAACAGAAATAAGTCGGGCAGAAATTGCTGAAATCAAGTCTTCTGACTGGTGGCAACTGAGAGAAAAATGGTGGGAATTTCAGCGCCGAATCCGCGACTTGTTCCCGAAATTTGTATTTTCGTTAGACAAACCCACTACTTGGCAAGTTTGCGATGCCCGCGTGGAAATTGTGGGCTGGGTTTTTCACACCCAAAAACAGATTAAAGCAGTCCGCGCTAGAATAGAGGGTCAGAGTTTTCCCGCTGTTTACGGCATCGAAAGAAACGATATAGCACTGGCACACTCGAATGTTCCGGCGGCGATTGAAGCGGGTTTTACGATTGAATTGGAAGCACCAGCCGGACGGCACGAAGTGGTGCTGGAAGCGCAAGACGATCGCGGTAAATGGCACTTGTTAGCAGCTTATCCGTTGTTGGTGTCAACGATTCAAGCATCGTTAGATGTACCAGTAGTTTGGGAACAGCGTCAAGGTCAAATTTTGTTTGCAGGTTGGTGCTGTCACCACGATCGCAAAATTGTTAAATTAAGCTTGTTGTGCGGCGATAATTCTGTAGAATGCGCCTATGGTTTGCGGAGAAAAGATGTCGGCGAAGTGTTTCCTGACTGGATTAACAGTTCCGAAAGCGGCTTTGAAGCCCTGGTCAATTTGCCTCCGGGGGAATGGCACGTTTCTCTGCAAGCTGAGTTAGATAACGGGGAAATTTTGTATTTTCAAGCGCCGCAAATATTGACTGTACGGCGCTACCATATCTGGCAGCGAAGTGCTGATAAATTTGAGGAATTTTCGAGCTTTGTAGAGGCAATCAGGCAGCGGGCGAGGGAGAGAAAGCAGCGTCTGGGTAGAATTGTGCCGATGCCTTGGGAAATTGTCAAGGTAATGCGCCAGTTTGGCAAGATTTACCGACAGCAAAAACTGTTGACTGCGCCGGGGGATTTGCTGCCGCCTGCGGGTTTTGTGGTGCCGAAACCGATTGATAGGTACGATGCTTGGCTGGAGGTGAATCAGTGGAACGATCGCGCGCGCGATTACCTGATTTCTCGGTTAAAATCTTGCCGGGAACCGCTGCCGAAAATTTCTGTGGTCATGCCGGTGTACAATCCGGAGATAGATTTTCTCGATCGCGCGATCGACAGCGTAATCGCTCAAGTTTATGCTAACTGGGAACTCTGCATCGCGGACGATCGCAGTACCGACGCTACGGTTGCTGACACTTTGAAAGATTGGGCCGAAAAGGACGATCGTATCCGCATCACATTTCGCACCGAAAACGGCAATATCAGCGCCGCCACCAACAGCGCCGCCGCCCTCGCCACAGGCGATATCATCCTGTTTTTAGACAACGACGACGAACTAACTCCCGACGCCTTAGGCGAAGTCGCCCTATATTTTGCCACCCATCCCACCACCGATTTTCTCTACTCAGACGACGACAAAATCGACACCAAAGGTCGCCGTTTTGCCCCACAATTCAAACCGCAATGGTCGCCAGAACTGCTACTTTCCTATATGTATCTCGGTCATTTGTGCGCCGTCAGAAAACATATTTTTGAAGAAATAGGCGGTTTGCGCCTCGGTTTTGAAGGCTCGCAAGATTACGATTTTGCCTTAAGAGCAACCGAAATTTCTCGCCACGTCGCGCACCTGCCTTTAGTGCTGTATCACTGGCGAACAGCACCCGGTTCTACAGCCATATCTGGGGCCGCCAAACCCGCCAGTTTTGGCGCAGGTCAAAAAGCAATTCAAGAGGCACTCAACCGCCGAAAAATTAATGGCAATGTCGCTCAGCACGCCTGGGCTACCAAAGAAAACTTGGGCATATTTGCCCAGGACTTCCCCGATGACGGCCCCTCAGTAACAGTAATTGTCCCGACTAAAAATCAGTTTAAATTGCTGAAGGCCTGTCTCGATTCTCTGGAAGCTACCACCTACAAAAACTTTCAAATTGCCGTCATCGACAACGAAAGCGACGATCCGAAAACCCTAGAATATTTAAAAGAATTAACCTGCCAAGTTTTGCGGATTAAAAATCCTGGTGGTAAGTTTAGTTTTGCGGCAATTAACAACCGGGCTGTGGAAAAAGTTGACAGCGAATACGTGTTGTTTTTGAACAACGATACTGAGATAATTAACCCACGCTGGCTGAGTCAAATGGTGGGATACGCTCAAATTGACGGCGTTGGTGCAGTGGGCGCGCGGCTGTTATATCCCGACGGCAGAATTCAGCACGCGGGTGTAATTCACGGCTTGCATCACGGTTTGGCGGGTCACGCTTTTAAGCTGATGAACAGTGACAATCGAGGCTATCTTTCGCAAGCGATGGTAACGCGAAATTACTCGGCGGTAACTGCTGCGTGTACGATTACTCCGCGTCAGTTGTTCTTAGAATTGGGCGGTTTTGATGAGGATGATTTTGCTGTTGCTTACAATGATGTCGATTACGGCTATCGATTGTTGGAACGGGGTTATCGGTGTGTTTATTGTCCGGATGCCGAGTTGTTGCACAAGGAGGGAACTTCGAGAGGTTTTACTGACAATCCTCTGGAAGTTGCGGCTTTTCGGCGCAAATATGCGGGAAGAAATGACAGTTTTTACAGTCCTCATTTGTCTTTGGAAGATGAGTATTTTCATATTCAACCCCGACGGGTGTTTATGCAGGGAGAGGGAAAGAAGGAAGAAGGAAGAGGGAAGAAGGAAGAAGGAAGATTAGCAACGGATTTTGTAGCGGATTTAACGGATGTCACTGATGGAAGGGACAAGGGAGAGTTACAATTTGTTGATTCTGGTTTGTTGTCAGTAGCAAAGGCAAATAATTCTATTCATCCTGTTAGGGTTTTGATGTGCAGCAATTCGTTGGATTTTACGGGGGCGCCGCTGCATCAGTACGAGATTGCGGTGAAGTTGGCGGCTGAGGGTGCGATTTTGCCGATCGTACTTTGCGCCACAGACGGGCCACTGCGTCAAGCTTACGAACAGCAGGGAATTAAAGTAATAGTGCACGACAATCCCCTCGAACATATCTACCAACGCGATGCTTACGATGAAGCTATCCGCAGTTTTAGCCAGGAAATAGAAAGTTTAAAAGTTGATGCAATTTATGCCAATACTTTAGAAAACTTTTTTGTAGTTGACGCCGCGCACCACATCGGAATTCCCGTAGTGTGGAACGTGCACGAAAGCGAACCATGGCAAACTTATTTTAACCGATTTGGTTCGGAGATTGCGGCGAGAGCCCTAGAGTGTTTCCGCTTTCCTTACAAGGTAATTTTTGTGGCGGATGCAACGCGGGACAGATATTTGTCTCTCAACAGCCACCACAATTTTAAAGTGATTCACAACGGCTTAGATTTGAGCAAACTGGAAAATTCCGAGAAGTCAGAAGAGGCTAGACAAACTTTAGGTGTAGCAGCCCAAGATGTCGTATTATTGCTGTTGGGGACAGTCTGCGAACGTAAAGGCCAGCAAGATTTAGTTCAAGCGCTTTCACTTTTGCCCGACAAATGGCACAATAAGATTAGATGTTTCATTGTGGGCGATCGGCCGAGTATTTACAGCAACAAATTAGCCGATATGGTCGCCCAACTGCCGGCCCAGTTGCGACAGAGAGTGACAGTAGTCCCGGAAACTGGGGAACCAGGAAAATATTACAAAGCGGCGGATATATTTGTTTGCACTTCTCGCGTTGAAAGTTTTCCGCGAGTGATTTTGGAGGCGATGGCTTGCGACTTACCAATTATTACATCGCCAGTTTTTGGAATTAAGGAACAAGTGAGGCCGGGAATTAACGGTTTGTTTTATACGCCCGATCGCCCAGACGAATTAGCCGCCGCTTTGATCAGCTTATTGGAAGATAAATCATTGCGCCAGCAGTTAGCTGAAAATGCTAAATATGTCTTGGATTCACTCAATACTTTTGAGGAGATGACTCAAGCTTATGCGGAGATTTTTTGCGAAGCCTATTTTGCGAAGAAATAA
- a CDS encoding methyltransferase yields MSEIDFNSVENPVIKTFIREQAKFPEDFKPNICEDDEMYLFALSNTKDDRDRALVRYYSLGRRILDTVKQVVDWHFGSFDNVPSFLDFACGYGRFTRFLIQEIPPERIWVSDIYANAVKFQSEYFAVSGIVSTGKPENYLIERKFDCILANSFFSHMPERTFTSWLQNLYDLLTPQGILMFSVHDECLRAAHVEMPASGILFSPLSESQSLDKEEYGTTYVTQKFVKDMVAKVSGGKAFVHRIEKGICRFQDLYLVTNELNRDFSELKFNHHPEGYIDVAAFTNNENLYLEGWAADMNVGGKIEEVQVLVNGKLVQRCEPFYDRPDVAGHFESELALQSGWNCFLPKNTVGAQDVLTVKAINNCGGEWIMDNCTVESLVGQRQSQYLLGSTQTKLKLVETKLVEAQLKWELSENNLMITDTKLADSQKKLQETQNQLISTQSQLEQTQSQLISAQMQLEQTKNQLSNLKQELNKSQTRVVAMESSKFWKIRSAWFQVRRSLGLAGE; encoded by the coding sequence ATGAGCGAGATTGATTTTAATTCCGTTGAAAATCCGGTAATCAAAACGTTTATTCGAGAACAAGCTAAGTTTCCCGAAGATTTTAAACCGAATATCTGCGAAGACGATGAAATGTATTTGTTTGCTCTGAGCAATACTAAGGACGATCGCGATCGGGCTTTGGTGCGCTATTATTCCCTGGGCCGTCGCATCCTGGATACCGTCAAACAAGTTGTGGACTGGCATTTTGGCAGTTTTGACAACGTACCGTCTTTTCTAGATTTTGCCTGCGGTTACGGGCGATTTACGCGGTTTTTGATTCAAGAAATTCCTCCGGAACGAATTTGGGTTTCCGATATTTATGCTAACGCGGTCAAGTTTCAAAGTGAATACTTCGCTGTCAGCGGTATTGTCTCGACGGGGAAACCAGAAAATTATTTAATAGAGCGAAAATTTGACTGCATTTTGGCTAATTCTTTTTTCAGCCATATGCCGGAAAGAACTTTTACCAGTTGGCTGCAAAATTTGTACGATTTGTTGACTCCTCAGGGCATTTTGATGTTCAGCGTTCACGATGAGTGTTTGCGGGCTGCTCATGTGGAAATGCCGGCCAGCGGTATTTTATTTAGTCCCCTCAGCGAAAGTCAGTCTTTGGATAAGGAGGAATACGGCACTACTTATGTAACCCAAAAGTTTGTCAAAGACATGGTGGCGAAGGTTAGCGGTGGCAAAGCTTTTGTACACCGCATCGAAAAAGGCATTTGCAGGTTTCAGGATTTGTATCTGGTTACAAATGAGCTAAATAGAGATTTTTCGGAGTTGAAATTTAACCACCACCCCGAAGGATATATTGATGTTGCGGCTTTTACAAATAACGAGAATTTGTATCTGGAAGGATGGGCGGCAGATATGAATGTCGGCGGTAAGATTGAGGAGGTGCAAGTGCTGGTAAACGGCAAGTTAGTGCAGAGGTGCGAGCCTTTTTACGATCGCCCGGATGTGGCCGGACATTTTGAAAGCGAGCTCGCTTTGCAGTCGGGGTGGAACTGTTTTTTACCTAAAAATACTGTGGGGGCGCAGGATGTGCTGACAGTCAAAGCCATCAATAACTGCGGTGGGGAATGGATTATGGACAATTGCACTGTGGAATCCCTTGTGGGTCAAAGGCAATCGCAGTATTTGTTGGGTTCTACCCAGACCAAACTCAAATTAGTTGAGACTAAGTTAGTAGAGGCTCAATTAAAATGGGAGCTAAGTGAAAACAATTTAATGATTACAGACACTAAGTTGGCAGACTCACAAAAAAAATTGCAAGAAACCCAAAATCAGTTAATTTCAACTCAAAGTCAGTTAGAGCAAACTCAAAGTCAGTTAATTTCAGCGCAAATGCAGTTGGAACAAACTAAAAATCAGCTAAGCAATCTCAAGCAAGAATTAAACAAATCGCAAACTCGGGTTGTGGCAATGGAAAGCAGCAAGTTTTGGAAGATCAGAAGCGCGTGGTTTCAAGTCAGGCGTTCGCTGGGCTTAGCAGGAGAATAA